A single region of the Gemella sp. zg-570 genome encodes:
- a CDS encoding zinc metallopeptidase translates to MPNIYGFGMYGISGTYLLYFALLMIIPLWAQMKVKSTYSRYKTVKTLSGLTGKEVAEVILKANGITDVKVVRGEVELSDHYNPKENVVVLSPIVYSQPTVASVAIAAHEIGHVIQDKVADYKPMRLRHSFVPIANLGSNLSMILIMVGLGLTYFMTGGLGIYIAWIGVLFMLFAVLFQIVTLPVEFDASKRALEQVVDLGIVNSQEHRHCKKVLTAAALTYVAAAVVALMELMRFILIILNVNNNRS, encoded by the coding sequence ATGCCAAATATTTATGGATTTGGAATGTATGGAATATCAGGAACTTATTTACTTTATTTTGCTTTACTTATGATAATTCCACTTTGGGCACAAATGAAGGTTAAAAGCACATATAGTAGATACAAAACAGTAAAAACTTTATCTGGACTTACAGGAAAAGAAGTAGCAGAAGTAATATTAAAAGCTAATGGAATAACAGACGTTAAAGTTGTTAGGGGAGAAGTTGAACTATCAGACCACTATAATCCTAAAGAAAACGTAGTTGTATTATCTCCGATAGTATATTCACAACCAACGGTGGCTTCTGTTGCCATAGCAGCACACGAAATTGGACATGTTATTCAAGATAAGGTTGCAGACTATAAGCCTATGAGATTAAGACATTCATTTGTACCTATTGCAAATTTAGGAAGTAATTTATCTATGATTTTAATAATGGTAGGTCTAGGTTTGACTTACTTTATGACAGGAGGCTTAGGTATTTATATAGCATGGATTGGTGTTCTATTTATGTTGTTTGCGGTTCTGTTTCAAATTGTAACTTTACCAGTAGAATTTGATGCTTCAAAAAGAGCTTTGGAGCAAGTAGTTGATTTAGGAATAGTAAACAGTCAAGAACACAGACACTGTAAAAAAGTTCTTACAGCAGCAGCCCTAACTTATGTTGCAGCTGCAGTTGTTGCATTAATGGAATTAATGAGATTTATCTTGATAATTTTAAATGTAAATAATAATAGAAGTTAA